The stretch of DNA CCTGTACGACTACCTGGGCGTGAAATAGAGGCTCCCTCCCCCGGACGCTTCTCCGCGCCCGCGGCCTGTGTTATATTGCCCTCGATGGCCACGGACATGGTGAACCGGCTCCGCCGGCCGGTGGAGGAGGAACCCGAGGTCCGGATGACCTTTGCGGAGCACATCGAGGAGCTCCGCCAACGCCTCCTCAAGTGCGTGATTTTCCTTTGCGCGGCCCTGGTGGCCTCCATGATCTTCAAGGACGCCCTCATCGCCTTCATCGTGGAGCCGCACTTCAAGGCGATGAGAATGCTCGGTCTTTCCGAGGCGGAATCCAAGCTTCTGCCGGGAAGCTACGGCGGGGCGCCGCTGGCCTTCATGAAGCTGGCGTTCATCGTGTCGCTCTTCGTGTCGTCTCCGTGGATCGGGTACCAGCTCTGGGCGTTCGTCAGCGCGGGGCTCTACCGGCATGAGCGCAAGTGGGTCGTGCGGTTCGCCCCCCTCTCGTTCCTGCTGTTCTGCGGCGGCTGCGTCTTCGGATACGTCGTCCTAGTTCCCCTGTGTCTGGTGGGACTGGCGAACTTCATGGGGGCGAAATTCTTCACCAATCAGTATCTTTTCGCGGACTACCTGAACCTCGTGATGCTGATGACCATCATTCTGGGAGGGGTCTTCCAGGTTCCCCTTATCATGGTCTTTCTGTCCAAGATCGGCCTGGTTCACCCGTCCTCCTACAACAAGTGGCGCCGGGCGGCGATCATCGCCAACGTGATCTTCGCCGCGGTCGTCACCCCGGCGGACGTCATCACGATGATCCTGGTGGCCGTCCCTCTCCTCCTTCTTTATGAAGTCGGCGTCGTGCTTTCCTACCTGCTGGCCCCTCCCGCCCGAAAACCTGCATGAGCGAACGCCCCCTCGCCGCCCGCGTCGGCCTGGTCGGCCCCGCCGCCTCGGGTAAAACGACCCTCTTCTCGGCCCTCACCGGGACCGAATACGCCCGCGCGGTGGCCTCGACCGGAAAGGCGATCTCCGCCAGCCTCCGGGTCGTCGATCCGCGCCTGGCCCGCATGCATGAGCGGGAAGGCACGCACAAGAAGCTCGTAACCCCCGTCCTGGAGATCGTGGACGCGCCTTCGATCGCCCTCGAGGGGCCCGACAAGACGGCCAATCCCGGGCGCCTGGCCGCCGTCCGGGAGTGCGACGGTTTTCTGGCGGTGCTCAAGGCGTACGAGGGGGAAGATCCCGCCCGGCAGCTCGAGGCGCTCCGGAGCGAACTGGTCCTGGCCGACCTCGACGTCATGCAGAAGCGCATCGAAAAGCTCCGGGCGGACACGAAGCGCGCGCTGCCCAACCGCGAGGAACTTCAGAGGGAGCTGGCGGTTCTCGAGGGCCTCCTCGAAGCCGTCTCCGGCGGCGACGTCCGCGCCTTCGACCGGCTCGGCCCGGAGGACGAGAAGCGGCTGCGCGGTTTCGCCTTCTACTCGAAAAAGCCTCTTCTGGCGCTCGCGAACGTCGCCGAGAGCGATCTCGGCCGGAGTTTCCCGATGCCCGCCTGCGCCGTGC from Planctomycetota bacterium encodes:
- the tatC gene encoding twin-arginine translocase subunit TatC; this translates as MATDMVNRLRRPVEEEPEVRMTFAEHIEELRQRLLKCVIFLCAALVASMIFKDALIAFIVEPHFKAMRMLGLSEAESKLLPGSYGGAPLAFMKLAFIVSLFVSSPWIGYQLWAFVSAGLYRHERKWVVRFAPLSFLLFCGGCVFGYVVLVPLCLVGLANFMGAKFFTNQYLFADYLNLVMLMTIILGGVFQVPLIMVFLSKIGLVHPSSYNKWRRAAIIANVIFAAVVTPADVITMILVAVPLLLLYEVGVVLSYLLAPPARKPA
- a CDS encoding DUF933 domain-containing protein — protein: MSERPLAARVGLVGPAASGKTTLFSALTGTEYARAVASTGKAISASLRVVDPRLARMHEREGTHKKLVTPVLEIVDAPSIALEGPDKTANPGRLAAVRECDGFLAVLKAYEGEDPARQLEALRSELVLADLDVMQKRIEKLRADTKRALPNREELQRELAVLEGLLEAVSGGDVRAFDRLGPEDEKRLRGFAFYSKKPLLALANVAESDLGRSFPMPACAVRLEAELLGMDPAERASFMKDYGLEKLALEELPLRLYAGMGLITFCTTGDKDVTGWHLRRGGTALEAAARIHTDLARGFISCEVLSYEEYSKWKNYHEARARALKRTEGKGY